The Streptomyces cynarae genome contains a region encoding:
- a CDS encoding ABC transporter substrate-binding protein, translating to MRKSARIAALAAAGLLAATSLTACANDAATTASSDSGSKGDGKGEKVKIMVGGLDKVIYLPAMLTQRLGYFDAEGLDVELLSEPAGVQAETALVSGQVQGAVGFYDHTLDLQTKGKDVESVVQFSHAPGEVEIVSNKRAKDITSPKDFKGRKLGVTGLGSSTDFLTKYLAVKNGVRVSEFSPVAVGAGPTFISALQQGSIDAGMTTDPTVATVLQKNLGQVLVDMRTPQGSQEALGGPYPSSSLYMQTDWVNSHKDTVQKLANAFVKTLKWMSTHSANEIAAKMPADYSQGNKTLYATAIKSTLPMFTKDGVMPEDGPQTVEKVLKAFNPNIKNATIDLGKTYTTEFVKKAAG from the coding sequence ATGCGCAAGTCCGCCAGAATCGCCGCCCTCGCCGCGGCCGGCCTGCTCGCCGCCACCTCGCTCACCGCCTGCGCCAACGACGCGGCCACCACCGCCTCGTCGGACTCCGGCAGCAAGGGCGACGGCAAGGGTGAGAAGGTCAAGATCATGGTGGGTGGCCTCGACAAGGTCATCTACCTGCCCGCCATGCTCACCCAGCGGCTCGGCTACTTCGACGCCGAGGGGCTCGACGTGGAACTGCTGAGCGAGCCGGCCGGCGTGCAGGCCGAGACCGCCCTCGTCTCCGGCCAGGTCCAGGGGGCCGTCGGCTTCTACGACCACACGCTCGACCTGCAGACCAAGGGCAAGGACGTCGAGTCCGTGGTGCAGTTCTCGCACGCGCCCGGCGAGGTGGAGATCGTCTCCAACAAGCGCGCCAAGGACATCACCTCGCCCAAGGACTTCAAGGGCAGGAAGCTCGGCGTCACCGGCCTCGGTTCCTCGACCGACTTCCTCACGAAGTACCTCGCGGTCAAGAACGGTGTGCGGGTCAGCGAGTTCAGCCCGGTCGCCGTCGGCGCCGGTCCGACGTTCATCTCCGCCCTCCAGCAGGGCTCCATCGACGCCGGCATGACCACGGACCCGACCGTCGCCACGGTCCTGCAGAAGAACCTCGGCCAGGTGCTCGTCGACATGCGGACACCGCAGGGGTCGCAGGAGGCACTGGGCGGCCCGTACCCGTCGTCGAGCCTTTACATGCAGACGGACTGGGTCAACAGCCACAAGGACACCGTCCAGAAGCTCGCCAACGCGTTCGTCAAGACCCTCAAGTGGATGTCCACACACTCCGCGAACGAGATCGCCGCCAAGATGCCGGCCGACTACTCGCAGGGCAACAAGACGCTCTACGCGACCGCCATCAAGAGCACGCTGCCGATGTTCACCAAGGACGGCGTGATGCCCGAGGACGGCCCGCAGACGGTCGAGAAGGTCCTCAAGGCGTTCAACCCCAACATCAAGAACGCCACGATCGACCTCGGCAAGACGTACACCACGGAGTTCGTGAAGAAGGCCGCGGGCTGA
- a CDS encoding response regulator, with protein MIRPIDVLVVDDDPRVARVNAAYVEKVAGFRVAGQAHNAADALRQMETLPHLDLVLMDHYLPDDTGLAVVQEMRRRGHQTDVIMVTAARDIQTVQAAMRHGALQYLVKPFAFAGLRAKLEAYAELRRTLDGGGEAEQAEVDRIFGALSAGSEPGLPKGHSATTAELVRRALVDAPGPLSAQEIADRTGLSRQTAQRYLKLLERTGRATLTLKYGDAGRPEHRYVWATRA; from the coding sequence ATGATCCGGCCGATCGACGTACTGGTCGTGGACGACGACCCCCGGGTCGCCCGGGTCAACGCCGCGTATGTGGAGAAGGTCGCCGGCTTCCGGGTGGCCGGCCAGGCGCACAACGCGGCCGACGCGCTGCGGCAGATGGAGACGCTGCCCCACCTCGACCTGGTCCTGATGGACCACTACCTGCCCGACGACACGGGGCTCGCGGTCGTGCAGGAGATGCGCCGACGCGGCCACCAGACCGATGTGATCATGGTGACGGCGGCCCGTGACATCCAGACCGTCCAGGCCGCGATGCGGCACGGCGCGCTCCAGTACCTGGTCAAGCCGTTCGCCTTCGCGGGCCTGCGCGCCAAGCTGGAGGCGTACGCCGAGTTGCGGCGCACCCTCGACGGCGGCGGTGAGGCCGAACAGGCGGAGGTCGACCGGATCTTCGGCGCTCTGTCCGCAGGTTCGGAGCCAGGGCTGCCCAAGGGGCACTCGGCGACGACGGCGGAGCTGGTACGCCGTGCCCTGGTGGACGCCCCGGGGCCGCTGTCCGCCCAGGAGATCGCCGACCGGACCGGGCTGAGCCGCCAGACCGCCCAGCGCTATCTGAAGCTCCTGGAGCGCACGGGACGGGCCACGCTGACCCTGAAATACGGCGACGCGGGCCGCCCCGAACACCGCTACGTGTGGGCGACCCGCGCCTGA
- a CDS encoding ATP-binding protein has protein sequence MSPSAPARRLRLGLPRRMFSQVLLMQVAIAAGVAVLATGLFLAPLSRLLDDQAMRRALAIAQTTAAQPQIARDLQATRPSPEGPVQAEAERIRKASHAEYVVVMNTRWVRWSHPDTTQIGKVVSTDPSGALAGRDVMAIDSGTLGRSARGKVPLRDAHGEIIGAVSVGIEYDSVRARLIHAIPGLFAYAGAALAIGALAAYLISRRVQRQTRDLAFSDISALLAEREAMLHGIREGVVALDREGRVRLVNDEAQRLLGIGDEVVGRSLDDALGEGRTTDVLAGRVTGTDLLTVRGHRVLVANRMPTDDGGAVATLRDRTELEQLGRELDSTRGLIDALRAQDHEHANRMHTLLGLLELEMYEDAVEFVGEVVGDHRATAEQVTEKIHDPLLAALLVGKATVAAERGVALWIADRTLLPDRLIDPRGLVTIVGNLVDNALDAVAGTPHARVEVELRAEGRTAVLRVRDTGPGIPAERRELVFTDGWSTKQPPAHGKRGIGLSLVRRLAERQGGNARVTDADGGGAEFVVVLPEALEEPEPAAADRGALVPARRAPADTTPAPQTPAPTPEEESR, from the coding sequence ATGAGCCCCTCTGCCCCTGCACGACGACTGCGCCTCGGTCTGCCGCGGCGGATGTTCTCGCAGGTCCTGCTGATGCAGGTGGCGATCGCCGCGGGCGTGGCCGTGCTCGCCACCGGGCTGTTCCTGGCGCCGCTCAGCCGTCTGCTGGACGACCAGGCGATGCGCCGGGCCCTCGCGATCGCGCAGACCACGGCGGCCCAGCCGCAGATCGCCAGGGATCTGCAGGCGACGCGGCCGTCGCCCGAGGGGCCCGTGCAGGCGGAGGCCGAACGCATCCGCAAGGCAAGCCACGCCGAGTACGTCGTGGTGATGAACACCCGATGGGTGCGCTGGTCGCACCCGGACACCACACAGATCGGCAAGGTCGTCTCCACCGACCCGAGCGGCGCCCTGGCCGGCAGGGACGTCATGGCGATCGACAGCGGCACCCTGGGCCGCTCGGCCCGCGGCAAGGTGCCGCTGCGGGACGCGCACGGCGAGATCATCGGAGCGGTCTCCGTCGGCATCGAGTACGACAGCGTCCGGGCCCGGCTGATCCACGCGATCCCGGGCCTGTTCGCGTACGCGGGCGCGGCCCTGGCGATCGGCGCGCTGGCCGCGTACCTGATCTCGCGCAGGGTTCAGCGGCAGACCCGTGATCTCGCCTTCTCGGACATCTCCGCGCTGCTCGCCGAACGCGAGGCGATGCTGCACGGCATCAGGGAGGGCGTCGTCGCCCTGGACCGCGAGGGCCGGGTGCGTCTGGTCAACGACGAGGCGCAGCGCCTACTGGGCATCGGTGACGAGGTCGTCGGCCGCTCCCTGGACGACGCGCTCGGCGAGGGCCGTACGACCGATGTGCTGGCCGGACGGGTCACGGGCACCGACCTGCTGACCGTGCGCGGGCACCGGGTCCTCGTCGCCAACCGCATGCCAACCGACGACGGAGGCGCCGTCGCCACCCTGCGCGACCGCACCGAGCTGGAACAGCTGGGCCGCGAACTGGACTCCACACGCGGTCTGATCGACGCCCTGCGCGCGCAGGACCACGAACACGCCAACCGCATGCACACGCTTCTGGGACTGCTGGAACTGGAGATGTACGAGGACGCCGTGGAGTTCGTCGGCGAGGTGGTGGGCGACCACAGGGCCACGGCGGAACAGGTCACCGAGAAGATCCACGACCCGCTGCTCGCGGCCCTGTTGGTGGGCAAGGCGACGGTCGCCGCCGAGCGCGGGGTGGCCCTGTGGATCGCGGACCGGACACTGCTGCCGGACCGGTTGATCGACCCCAGAGGTCTGGTCACGATCGTAGGGAACCTGGTCGACAACGCACTCGACGCCGTCGCCGGCACTCCGCACGCGCGCGTGGAGGTCGAACTGCGTGCGGAGGGGCGCACGGCTGTCCTCAGGGTGCGTGACACAGGTCCCGGAATACCCGCCGAGCGCCGGGAGCTGGTCTTCACGGACGGATGGTCCACCAAGCAGCCCCCGGCGCACGGCAAGCGCGGCATCGGGCTGTCCCTGGTGCGCCGTCTCGCCGAACGCCAGGGAGGCAACGCCCGGGTGACCGACGCGGACGGAGGAGGCGCGGAGTTCGTCGTCGTCCTCCCCGAGGCGCTCGAGGAACCGGAGCCGGCCGCCGCAGACCGCGGGGCCCTCGTCCCCGCCCGTCGGGCACCGGCGGACACGACGCCTGCCCCGCAAACGCCCGCCCCGACCCCCGAGGAGGAGTCGCGATGA